In the genome of Rhodoferax fermentans, one region contains:
- a CDS encoding integrase catalytic domain-containing protein, translated as MMSDLRRGDKLALPNQTEHYWEVLDTCSHAGTIHVFDSDKREARYVDEAGIRAGLSNGSLILRRQGKPRVNVAAQYEASELHANVCHLHDVLRRIDAIQRKLDLSFDAAISRARENYTKENSNNSEAIKFPSRATLYRAHKNQLLGLPVLKGDKNKGNATSRYSKELRDFIDQAILDKYLVPGSQWTLSNFTDYINREARRQLLLNAKHDISQKFVYRAIQIQSVDAEGDRMDPLTRVAGKSFAKKRIRAALPFARIEQDAVHLPFVVRTLHGVARTVYLVLAIDVCTAYPVGWHLTLGAPREMDSLLCLEMYLTPAKAARFKELGIAHALNVYGTPLQVIFDNGPETKGGRIVRLELLGIDVKHCKAREAQGKPFIERLNRSLKEALERLPGCTRFEGKDGKRDPEALGDELMTIGDLEKWVVRWLYESWVNTPLERLRWDELLVDTVRGKTALERLRYLTEEMGHPITMPPSRQEWMTALYEHKTCTLSAKTGITLEHGFRFKGDAMSYLLSKYGDHAQLHVVYNPDDFRHAYVYESDELPLVTLTHEHVRADSPAWTFAEAKARLDADMEDWAHPIAKVQFLQDMDDAVTAKSRKSTRKAKTRGKREENQETVRRAKDYSAVARTFERPLSSAAPFGPAPSSNPSLSPQEHLPAVINYDDAPLMTIVNRTTGEKLL; from the coding sequence ATGATGTCCGACCTGCGCAGGGGCGACAAACTGGCACTACCCAACCAGACCGAACACTACTGGGAGGTGTTAGATACCTGCAGTCATGCCGGAACCATCCATGTCTTCGACTCAGACAAGCGCGAGGCACGCTACGTCGATGAAGCAGGAATTCGAGCAGGACTGTCTAACGGTAGCCTCATTTTGCGTCGACAAGGAAAACCGCGTGTCAATGTCGCGGCCCAGTACGAAGCCTCGGAACTGCATGCCAATGTTTGTCATCTGCATGATGTACTGCGACGGATCGACGCCATACAGCGCAAACTGGACCTGTCCTTTGACGCAGCAATTTCGAGGGCGCGTGAAAACTACACGAAGGAGAACTCAAACAACAGTGAAGCGATCAAGTTTCCATCCCGCGCCACGCTTTACCGAGCGCACAAGAATCAGTTGCTGGGTCTGCCAGTTCTCAAGGGTGACAAAAACAAAGGAAACGCCACCTCCAGATATTCGAAGGAACTGCGCGATTTCATCGACCAGGCCATCCTTGACAAGTACTTGGTCCCAGGTTCCCAATGGACACTGTCGAACTTTACAGATTACATCAACCGCGAGGCCCGTCGGCAACTCCTCCTCAATGCCAAACACGACATCAGCCAAAAGTTTGTCTACAGGGCGATTCAAATCCAGTCGGTAGATGCCGAAGGCGACAGGATGGACCCGCTCACCCGGGTTGCTGGCAAGTCATTTGCCAAGAAGCGCATCCGGGCTGCGCTTCCCTTCGCGCGCATCGAGCAAGACGCCGTGCATCTACCTTTTGTGGTGCGCACTTTGCACGGTGTTGCTCGTACTGTCTATTTGGTGCTTGCCATTGATGTGTGCACTGCATATCCCGTGGGCTGGCACCTCACTCTTGGCGCACCGCGCGAGATGGATTCGCTATTGTGCCTGGAGATGTATCTGACACCTGCTAAAGCTGCTCGCTTCAAGGAACTGGGCATTGCCCATGCACTGAATGTCTACGGCACACCTTTGCAAGTCATTTTTGATAACGGTCCGGAAACCAAAGGTGGCCGTATCGTGCGTCTTGAGCTACTGGGCATAGACGTCAAGCACTGCAAAGCAAGAGAAGCGCAAGGCAAACCTTTCATCGAACGGCTGAACAGGTCCCTGAAGGAGGCGCTGGAACGCCTGCCAGGTTGCACAAGATTTGAGGGCAAGGACGGCAAGCGCGACCCCGAGGCGCTAGGCGACGAACTAATGACCATAGGCGATCTTGAGAAATGGGTTGTCCGCTGGCTCTATGAGTCCTGGGTCAACACACCGTTGGAGCGGCTGCGCTGGGACGAACTGCTGGTCGACACTGTCAGGGGCAAAACAGCCTTGGAGCGCCTGCGGTATTTGACTGAAGAGATGGGACACCCCATCACGATGCCTCCATCACGTCAAGAATGGATGACTGCGCTCTATGAGCACAAGACCTGCACGCTCAGCGCCAAGACGGGCATCACGCTGGAACATGGATTTCGCTTTAAGGGCGATGCGATGTCCTACTTGCTCAGCAAATACGGCGACCACGCACAGCTGCACGTGGTCTACAACCCAGACGATTTCCGCCACGCCTACGTGTATGAGTCCGATGAGCTGCCGCTGGTCACCCTGACACACGAACACGTGCGTGCCGACTCACCCGCATGGACCTTTGCCGAGGCCAAGGCACGGCTCGATGCCGACATGGAGGACTGGGCGCATCCCATTGCCAAAGTGCAGTTCTTGCAAGACATGGACGATGCAGTGACTGCCAAGTCACGCAAATCGACGCGTAAAGCCAAAACGCGTGGAAAGCGCGAAGAGAACCAGGAAACCGTGCGCCGTGCCAAGGATTACTCGGCCGTGGCGCGCACCTTCGAGCGGCCGCTCTCATCGGCTGCCCCGTTTGGACCGGCTCCTTCGAGCAATCCGTCCCTATCCCCCCAAGAACATCTACCGGCAGTCATCAATTACGACGACGCGCCGCTGATGACCATCGTTAACCGAACCACTGGAGAAAAACTGCTTTGA
- the gyrB gene encoding DNA topoisomerase (ATP-hydrolyzing) subunit B encodes MTEENKPIPAPEATDSGVHTGEGSADSSNYQPTIDAHQAGASEAYGEGSIQILEGLEAVRKRPGMYIGDTSDGTGLHHLVFEVVDNSIDESLAGHCDDILVTIHADNSVSVVDNGRGIPTGVKMDDKHEPKRSAAEIALTELHAGGKFNQNSYKVSGGLHGVGVSCVNALSKMLRLTVRRDGKVHVLEFSKGFVQNRITEVQDGIEVSPMKVIGDTERRGTEVHFLPDTDIFQQNNDFHYDVLAKRLRELSFLNHGVRIRLKDERTGKEDDFSGADGVRGFVNFINKGKTILNPNIFHALGDRQSDQNTNIGVEVAMQWNSGYNEQVLCFTNNIPQRDGGTHLTGLRAAMTRVINKYIDDTEVAKKAKVEVTGDDMREGLTCVLSVKVPEPKFSSQTKDKLVSSEVRGPVEDIVSKLLYDYLQERPADAKIIVGKIIEAARAREAARKARDMTRRKGVLDGMGLPGKLADCQEKDPAGCEIYIVEGDSAGGSAKQGRDRKFQAILPLRGKILNVEKARYEKLLTSNEILTLITALGTGIGKAGGSTGNDDFDVAKLRYHRIIIMTDADVDGAHIRTLLLTFFYRQMPELVERGHIYIAQPPLYKVKAGREELYLQGPTDLDNFLLRVALVNATVHTGGEANTPLTGDTLTELARKHQVAQTVIARLGNFMDVSALRAIADGVALNLDTVADAEVSAAAMQAFLPDAEVAGEFDTRTDKPILRISRRLHGNIKSSVLTQDFVHGADYGALAEAAKTFKGLLGAGARVTRGEGERQKEQKVADFREAMDWLITQAEGATSRQRYKGLGEMNPEQLWETTMDPAVRTLLRVQIDDAIEADKVFTMLMGDEVEPRREFIETNALRAGNIDI; translated from the coding sequence ATGACCGAAGAAAACAAGCCCATCCCTGCCCCTGAAGCCACCGACAGCGGGGTTCACACGGGTGAAGGCAGCGCTGACAGCTCCAACTATCAGCCCACCATCGACGCACACCAGGCCGGCGCCTCCGAGGCCTACGGCGAAGGCTCGATCCAGATCCTCGAAGGCCTGGAAGCGGTGCGCAAGCGCCCGGGCATGTATATCGGCGACACATCTGACGGCACCGGTTTGCACCACCTGGTGTTTGAGGTGGTGGACAACTCGATTGACGAGTCGCTGGCGGGCCATTGCGACGACATCTTGGTCACCATCCACGCAGACAACTCGGTGTCGGTGGTGGACAACGGGCGCGGTATCCCCACTGGCGTCAAGATGGACGACAAACACGAGCCCAAGCGCTCTGCGGCCGAAATCGCGCTGACCGAATTGCACGCCGGTGGCAAGTTCAACCAGAACAGCTACAAGGTGTCTGGCGGTCTGCACGGTGTGGGTGTGAGTTGTGTCAACGCCCTCTCCAAAATGCTGCGCCTCACGGTGCGCCGCGATGGCAAGGTGCATGTGCTCGAGTTCAGCAAGGGTTTTGTGCAAAACCGCATCACCGAGGTGCAAGACGGCATCGAGGTCTCGCCGATGAAGGTCATTGGTGACACCGAACGCCGCGGGACTGAGGTGCACTTCCTGCCCGACACCGACATCTTCCAGCAGAACAACGACTTCCACTACGACGTGCTGGCCAAACGCCTGCGCGAGCTGAGCTTTTTGAACCACGGTGTGCGCATCCGCCTGAAAGACGAGCGCACTGGCAAGGAAGACGACTTTTCCGGCGCGGACGGCGTGCGTGGTTTTGTGAACTTCATCAACAAGGGCAAGACCATCCTCAACCCCAACATCTTCCACGCCCTGGGTGACCGCCAGAGTGACCAGAACACCAACATCGGTGTGGAAGTGGCGATGCAATGGAACAGCGGCTACAACGAACAGGTGCTGTGTTTCACCAACAACATTCCCCAGCGTGACGGTGGCACCCACCTGACCGGCCTGCGCGCCGCCATGACCCGGGTCATCAACAAATACATCGACGACACCGAAGTCGCCAAAAAAGCCAAGGTCGAAGTCACCGGCGACGACATGCGCGAAGGCTTGACCTGTGTGCTGAGCGTCAAGGTACCCGAGCCCAAGTTCAGCAGCCAGACCAAAGACAAGCTGGTGTCATCCGAAGTGCGCGGCCCGGTGGAAGACATCGTGTCCAAACTGCTGTACGACTACCTGCAAGAGCGCCCGGCCGACGCCAAGATCATCGTTGGCAAAATCATCGAAGCCGCGCGCGCCCGCGAAGCGGCCCGCAAGGCACGCGACATGACCCGCCGCAAGGGTGTGCTCGACGGCATGGGCCTGCCCGGCAAACTGGCCGACTGCCAGGAAAAAGACCCGGCTGGCTGCGAGATCTACATCGTCGAAGGGGACTCCGCCGGTGGCTCGGCCAAACAGGGACGCGACCGCAAGTTCCAGGCGATCCTGCCGCTGCGCGGCAAGATCCTGAACGTGGAAAAAGCGCGCTACGAAAAGCTGCTGACCAGCAATGAAATCTTGACGCTGATCACCGCTCTGGGCACCGGCATCGGCAAGGCTGGTGGCTCCACCGGCAACGACGACTTTGACGTGGCCAAGCTGCGTTACCACCGCATCATCATCATGACCGATGCCGACGTGGACGGCGCCCACATCCGCACCCTGCTGCTGACCTTCTTCTACCGCCAGATGCCCGAACTGGTGGAGCGCGGCCACATCTACATCGCCCAGCCACCGCTGTACAAGGTCAAGGCCGGGCGCGAAGAGCTCTACCTGCAAGGCCCGACCGACCTGGACAACTTCCTGCTGCGTGTGGCCCTGGTGAACGCCACCGTCCACACCGGTGGTGAGGCCAACACACCGCTCACGGGTGACACCCTGACCGAGCTGGCACGCAAACACCAGGTGGCGCAGACCGTGATTGCCCGCCTGGGCAACTTCATGGACGTGTCCGCCCTGCGTGCCATTGCCGACGGCGTGGCGCTCAACCTCGACACGGTGGCCGATGCCGAAGTCTCTGCCGCCGCGATGCAGGCCTTTTTGCCCGATGCCGAAGTGGCCGGGGAGTTTGACACGCGCACCGACAAACCGATTCTGCGCATCAGCCGTCGTTTGCACGGCAACATCAAGAGCAGCGTGCTCACGCAAGACTTTGTCCACGGCGCGGACTACGGTGCGCTGGCCGAGGCCGCCAAAACCTTCAAGGGCCTGCTGGGCGCGGGTGCCCGGGTCACACGCGGTGAAGGCGAGCGCCAAAAAGAGCAAAAAGTGGCAGATTTCCGCGAAGCCATGGACTGGCTCATCACCCAGGCCGAAGGCGCCACCAGCCGCCAGCGCTACAAAGGGCTGGGCGAAATGAACCCCGAACAACTATGGGAAACCACCATGGACCCGGCCGTGCGCACCTTGCTGCGGGTGCAGATTGACGACGCGATCGAGGCCGACAAGGTGTTCACCATGCTGATGGGTGACGAAGTAGAGCCAAGGCGAGAATTTATCGAAACCAACGCGCTGCGGGCGGGCAACATCGATATTTGA
- a CDS encoding TniB family NTP-binding protein, which translates to MTPAEQLRRNIENCELAHPMFVEHTRVLKQHIDDALAGFAPKINRVPGPSGVGKSSLIATLARAYPQTRVDGRLQAPVLVVEIPQFASAKQLPTCVLHALGLQVVAKMTVGSLFHFMKKQLELAGTRVVIFDEISHLVDEGSRVPPRAVSDWLKTLLDQAQITLILFGIPRLERLFSANEQLRRRSRPARVFLPYDASDAKQMAAYAACVTNYARMFAAAGYPISVPPRVLVQQSYLLTGGLIGVLADFMRELARGVADSAPRALTYADCQMVLDDVSHAGSPHQLAFQGSGVEDTDVPPAAMKQAYVHVLTSNSTSVPVRKKSGDK; encoded by the coding sequence TTGACGCCTGCCGAACAACTGCGACGAAACATCGAAAACTGCGAACTTGCGCACCCGATGTTCGTTGAACACACCCGTGTTCTCAAGCAACACATCGATGATGCCCTGGCTGGCTTCGCACCCAAAATTAATCGGGTGCCTGGTCCAAGCGGTGTGGGCAAATCTTCACTGATTGCGACACTCGCACGTGCTTACCCCCAAACACGGGTGGACGGACGCCTACAGGCACCAGTGCTCGTTGTCGAGATACCTCAGTTCGCTAGCGCCAAACAGCTTCCTACATGTGTGCTGCATGCCCTGGGCCTACAGGTCGTTGCCAAAATGACAGTGGGATCGTTGTTCCACTTTATGAAGAAGCAACTTGAACTAGCGGGTACACGGGTGGTGATTTTTGATGAAATTTCCCACTTGGTGGATGAGGGCTCTCGAGTACCACCACGCGCCGTGAGCGACTGGCTCAAAACGCTTCTCGACCAAGCCCAAATTACCCTAATTCTCTTTGGCATTCCGCGGCTTGAGCGGTTGTTTTCTGCGAATGAACAGCTACGCCGCAGATCGCGTCCTGCCCGCGTCTTTTTACCCTACGACGCAAGTGATGCCAAACAAATGGCAGCCTATGCCGCTTGCGTCACGAACTACGCCCGCATGTTTGCTGCTGCTGGCTACCCGATTTCCGTGCCGCCGCGCGTGTTGGTGCAGCAGAGCTATCTGCTCACCGGAGGGCTCATTGGTGTGCTCGCTGATTTCATGCGGGAGCTCGCCAGAGGCGTAGCCGACAGCGCACCGCGCGCGCTCACTTATGCAGACTGCCAAATGGTGCTAGACGATGTCAGCCACGCGGGCTCACCCCACCAACTGGCTTTCCAGGGTTCTGGTGTCGAAGACACTGACGTGCCTCCGGCAGCCATGAAACAGGCCTACGTCCATGTACTGACCAGCAACTCGACGTCAGTGCCCGTTCGCAAGAAATCGGGAGACAAATAA
- the rpmH gene encoding 50S ribosomal protein L34: MKRTYQPSKIRRARTHGFLVRMKTRGGRAVINARRAKGRKRLAV; encoded by the coding sequence ATGAAACGCACATACCAACCCTCCAAAATTCGTCGCGCTCGCACCCACGGCTTTTTGGTCCGCATGAAAACCCGTGGCGGCCGCGCTGTGATCAATGCGCGCCGCGCCAAGGGTCGCAAGCGTCTGGCTGTCTAA
- the dnaA gene encoding chromosomal replication initiator protein DnaA, translating into MTQGSPPQPDTHEVLASPDFWQTCIEQLAQELPDQQFQTWIKPLTAQVSDDLSKVTIFVANRFKMDWIRAQYSARLAALMERLTGQPVSIELALAAREPTPRAPMLGKPAIAPGPAAAPSPDNSNEPLKSRLNAALTFDALVEGSANRMARAAAMHVAGMPGHLYNPLFIYGGVGLGKTHLMHAVGNQLISERPNAKVLYIHAEQFVTDVVKAYQRKAFDEFKERYHSLDLLLIDDVQFFANKERTQEEFFNAFEALLARKSHIVMTSDTYPKGLADIHERLVSRFDSGLTVAIEPPELEMRVAILINKAHAEGIVMPEEVAFFVAKNVRSNVRELEGALRKILAYSRFNQKEISIALAREALRDLLSIQNRQISVENIQKTVADYYKIKIADMYSKKRPASIARPRQIAMYLAKELTQKSLPEIGELFGGRDHTTVLHAVRKIGGERQQLTELNQQLHVLEQTLKG; encoded by the coding sequence ATGACGCAGGGATCCCCACCGCAGCCAGACACCCACGAGGTCCTGGCCAGCCCCGATTTTTGGCAGACCTGCATCGAACAACTGGCGCAGGAGTTGCCTGACCAACAGTTCCAGACCTGGATCAAGCCACTAACAGCACAGGTCTCTGACGACCTGTCCAAAGTCACGATTTTTGTCGCCAACCGCTTCAAGATGGACTGGATCCGGGCGCAATACAGCGCCCGCCTGGCCGCCCTGATGGAGCGCCTCACAGGGCAACCCGTCAGCATTGAACTGGCTTTGGCCGCACGTGAGCCGACCCCCAGGGCTCCCATGCTCGGTAAACCCGCCATTGCGCCGGGCCCGGCGGCCGCCCCCAGTCCGGACAACAGCAACGAGCCCCTCAAAAGTCGACTCAATGCCGCTTTGACCTTTGACGCTCTGGTCGAGGGTAGCGCCAACCGCATGGCGCGCGCCGCTGCCATGCATGTGGCGGGCATGCCCGGCCATCTGTACAACCCACTGTTCATTTACGGCGGTGTCGGCTTGGGCAAAACCCATTTGATGCACGCTGTGGGTAACCAGCTGATCAGTGAGCGGCCCAACGCCAAGGTGCTCTACATCCACGCCGAACAATTTGTGACCGATGTGGTGAAAGCCTACCAGCGCAAAGCGTTCGACGAGTTCAAAGAGCGTTACCACTCGCTGGACCTGCTGCTGATCGATGACGTGCAGTTTTTTGCCAACAAGGAACGCACCCAGGAAGAGTTTTTCAACGCCTTTGAGGCCTTGCTGGCCCGCAAATCACACATCGTGATGACCAGCGACACCTACCCCAAAGGCCTGGCCGACATCCACGAGCGACTCGTCTCGCGCTTTGATTCGGGTTTGACGGTGGCCATCGAGCCGCCCGAGCTGGAAATGCGGGTGGCGATTCTGATCAACAAGGCACATGCCGAAGGCATCGTGATGCCCGAAGAGGTGGCATTTTTTGTCGCCAAAAATGTGCGCTCGAACGTGCGTGAGCTCGAAGGTGCTCTGCGCAAAATTCTGGCCTATTCACGCTTCAACCAGAAAGAGATCTCGATTGCGCTGGCACGCGAGGCGCTGCGCGACCTGCTGTCGATCCAGAACCGGCAGATTTCTGTGGAAAACATCCAGAAAACGGTGGCCGACTACTACAAAATCAAGATCGCCGACATGTACTCCAAAAAGCGCCCGGCCAGCATCGCCCGGCCGCGCCAGATTGCCATGTACCTGGCCAAGGAGTTGACACAAAAGAGTCTGCCGGAAATCGGCGAGTTGTTTGGCGGGCGCGACCACACCACGGTGTTGCATGCGGTGCGAAAAATAGGGGGGGAACGCCAACAATTGACGGAGCTCAACCAGCAGTTGCACGTGCTGGAGCAGACCCTCAAAGGTTGA
- the dnaN gene encoding DNA polymerase III subunit beta — protein sequence MIVIKDTQSKVLSVLQAVSGIVERRHTLPILANIMLRKTGASVQLTTSDLEIQIRTTADLGGDTGDFTTTVGARKLIDILRSMPSDQVVSLESSAAKLILKGGKSKFTLQTMPAEDFPLVQESANFGPVFSVPQKTLKNLLSQVSFAMAVHDIRYYLNGILFVAEGQQLSLVSTDGHRLAFASATLDVEVPKQEVILPRKTVLELQRLLSDAEGAIEMQFANNQAKFSFDGMEFVTKLVEGKFPDYNRVIPRNHQNGITLGRAALLSTLQRTAILTSDKFKGVRLNIDPGTLRVAANNAEQEEAVDELDIDYSGDSIEIGFNVTYLIDALSNMSQEMVKIELSDGNSSALMTIPDNDTFKYVVMPMRI from the coding sequence ATGATTGTGATCAAAGACACCCAAAGTAAAGTGCTCTCCGTGCTGCAGGCAGTCTCCGGCATTGTGGAGCGGCGTCATACCCTGCCGATTCTGGCCAACATCATGTTGCGCAAAACCGGCGCCAGCGTGCAGCTCACCACCAGCGACCTCGAGATCCAGATCCGCACCACCGCCGATCTGGGCGGTGATACCGGCGACTTCACCACCACCGTGGGTGCGCGCAAACTCATCGACATCCTGCGCAGCATGCCCAGCGACCAGGTGGTGTCCCTCGAATCCAGCGCGGCCAAGCTGATCCTCAAAGGTGGCAAGAGCAAGTTCACCCTGCAGACCATGCCCGCCGAAGACTTCCCGCTGGTGCAGGAATCGGCCAACTTTGGTCCGGTGTTCAGCGTGCCGCAAAAAACCCTCAAAAATTTGCTCAGCCAGGTGTCTTTTGCCATGGCGGTGCATGACATCCGTTATTACCTCAACGGCATCCTGTTTGTGGCCGAAGGCCAGCAGCTCAGCCTGGTCTCCACCGACGGCCACCGCCTGGCGTTTGCCAGCGCCACGCTGGATGTAGAAGTGCCCAAACAGGAAGTGATCCTGCCGCGCAAGACGGTGCTGGAGTTGCAGCGCCTGCTCTCTGATGCCGAAGGCGCCATCGAGATGCAGTTTGCCAACAACCAGGCCAAGTTCAGTTTTGACGGCATGGAGTTTGTCACCAAGCTGGTGGAAGGCAAGTTCCCGGACTACAACCGCGTCATCCCGCGCAACCACCAGAACGGCATCACTCTGGGCCGTGCGGCCTTGTTGTCCACCCTGCAGCGCACCGCCATCCTGACCAGCGACAAGTTCAAGGGTGTGCGCCTGAACATTGACCCCGGCACCCTGCGTGTGGCCGCCAACAACGCCGAGCAGGAAGAGGCCGTGGACGAGCTGGACATCGACTACAGCGGTGACAGCATCGAAATTGGTTTCAACGTGACCTACCTGATTGATGCGCTGTCCAACATGAGCCAGGAGATGGTCAAGATTGAGCTCTCTGACGGCAACAGTTCGGCCTTGATGACCATTCCCGACAACGACACGTTCAAGTACGTGGTAATGCCCATGCGAATCTAG
- the yidD gene encoding membrane protein insertion efficiency factor YidD yields the protein MMARLLIGLVKGYRLFLSPSLGSACRFEPTCSAYALQALQTHGAAQGSYLTLRRLGRCHPWCEGGLDPVPPPNTVSPRRLLTRLISTSPEKKSS from the coding sequence ATGATGGCGCGTCTGTTGATTGGCCTGGTTAAAGGCTACCGGCTGTTTTTGAGCCCGTCGCTGGGGTCGGCTTGTCGTTTTGAGCCGACCTGTTCTGCGTATGCCCTGCAAGCTTTGCAAACCCATGGTGCGGCACAAGGCAGCTACCTCACGCTCAGGCGTTTGGGGCGTTGCCATCCTTGGTGTGAGGGAGGGCTTGACCCCGTCCCGCCGCCCAACACTGTTTCTCCGCGTCGCCTGTTGACCCGGTTGATCTCAACTTCCCCTGAAAAGAAGTCTTCATGA
- a CDS encoding DUF6471 domain-containing protein gives MQLEVRGKVMNRPPKESAQPYEAWEQTAKEFIEIEMARRGIRYKQLARMLEELGIEESPEQINRKVNRKRFSAAFLVACLRAMGVKTISLD, from the coding sequence TTGCAACTGGAAGTCCGTGGGAAGGTGATGAACAGACCGCCAAAAGAGAGTGCTCAGCCATATGAAGCCTGGGAACAGACAGCCAAGGAGTTCATCGAGATTGAGATGGCACGCCGCGGTATCCGCTACAAACAGCTTGCGCGCATGCTCGAAGAGCTTGGAATCGAAGAGTCGCCTGAACAGATAAATCGCAAGGTCAATCGCAAGCGGTTCAGTGCGGCATTTCTCGTTGCATGTCTGCGTGCCATGGGAGTGAAGACGATATCGCTCGACTAG
- a CDS encoding ribonuclease P protein component — translation MQRLANRPQFQAVLAGSTLARTPHFALHCVALNANQTDEARQPLFAVDDVWLGAMVPKRWAKRAVTRNTIKRQVYAVSQDFASSLTRSAHVVRLRSGFDRQHFVSATSEVLKAAVRSELQQLFARAVAARPQQP, via the coding sequence TTGCAGCGTCTTGCAAACCGCCCACAGTTCCAGGCGGTATTGGCTGGCTCCACTTTGGCGCGGACCCCTCACTTTGCCTTGCATTGCGTGGCCCTGAATGCCAATCAAACCGATGAAGCCCGTCAACCACTGTTTGCGGTGGATGATGTCTGGCTGGGTGCCATGGTGCCCAAACGCTGGGCCAAACGTGCGGTCACCCGCAATACCATCAAGCGCCAGGTGTACGCCGTGAGCCAGGACTTTGCCTCTTCACTGACGCGGTCTGCCCATGTGGTGCGACTGCGCAGCGGTTTTGATCGCCAGCACTTTGTCAGTGCCACGTCTGAGGTGCTGAAGGCAGCGGTGCGCAGTGAGTTGCAACAGTTGTTCGCTCGGGCCGTGGCAGCACGCCCGCAACAGCCATGA